From Pseudomonas sp. G2-4:
GCTTGCTTGTTCTCTGGACATGGAACCATAAGCAATTGTTTGTAACGAAAGCCGCCCCTCGGGTTTCAACCAGTCTCGGCAGGAAGTGAAGAACCTCCGGTAGATTGCTATTTTCTCTTCAATACTATCTGAAGGAGAAGCGAAGTGCTCAAAGGCTCCAATGGAAATAATTCCATCAAATGGTGTTGCAGGGACGAACTCCTGCCAGTTTTTTACCTCTATAGCCACCTTCGAATATAACTGCCTTTGTATATAAACCGCTTGCTGATCACTCAGCGTCAGTCCGACGGCGCGCTTGATATTTGGCATATTCTCCAGCGCATCAAGCACGCCCCCCCACCCGCAGCCAATATCAAGCACCGATTGTAAATTGCCCGCATCAATGGCCTCAAGGTGATACGCTATTTTGTTTAATTGTGCACTCTCCAAGGTTTCACTACCGGCCCATACAGCGCAAGAGTAGGAAAGTGTTGGATCCAGCCACAACTCATAAAAGTCGTTACCCACATCATAATGATGGCGTATCGCTTTCGACTCTTCTTCCAGTCGATGCTCGGTTGTTAAAGCGTTCATTTTTCCGACTTCCTGTCCCCACCCATGATCAAACCAGTCACGGCCTTGATACTGGGATTATCGAACAACTCTTCTGCTGAGATTTCCACGCCATATTTTTGTTCGATTTCGATCAACAAAGATACTGCCAAGGAAGAGTCCAGCCCCAACTCACCGAAATCTTTATTTTCATCGATGCTGATTCCGGGAGCATTGAGAAGCTCGCCTATCTGGTCCTTACACCATTGGACTACGGTGTCTTTTTCTATCGAGACAGATTCATATGCAGTCATGATTGAATTTTCCTTATTAGAGAGGTTGTACGTTTCTTTTTTTACGGCTGGTTCTTCGTTGCAATGTGGGGACTCGTAAATCCCACGCCACCCCCATCAAGCACAAGCCACGGATAAACCAGTAACCAGGATCGAATACTGACCATTGCAACCCAAATGAAGGAGACTCGGGGAATGCATGGTGATTGTTGTG
This genomic window contains:
- a CDS encoding cyclopropane-fatty-acyl-phospholipid synthase family protein — its product is MNALTTEHRLEEESKAIRHHYDVGNDFYELWLDPTLSYSCAVWAGSETLESAQLNKIAYHLEAIDAGNLQSVLDIGCGWGGVLDALENMPNIKRAVGLTLSDQQAVYIQRQLYSKVAIEVKNWQEFVPATPFDGIISIGAFEHFASPSDSIEEKIAIYRRFFTSCRDWLKPEGRLSLQTIAYGSMSREQASTFFNEEIFPNADLPTLAELAQAAEGIFEIQRVDNGRLDYARTCEEWYRRLSANKAVAAERVGDAVVTRYLRYLKMSAYGFQFGKIQLLRLQLQAIR
- a CDS encoding acyl carrier protein, which gives rise to MTAYESVSIEKDTVVQWCKDQIGELLNAPGISIDENKDFGELGLDSSLAVSLLIEIEQKYGVEISAEELFDNPSIKAVTGLIMGGDRKSEK